Part of the Betaproteobacteria bacterium genome, GTGCAGTTCCTCGACCACCTCGGTCGGGTGATTCAACCTTTGCCTGCCTTTGCCCGCGACCCGCAGGCCTTGATTCCGCTGTACCGGAGCATGGTGCTCACCCGCACTTTCGATGCGAAGGCGACCGCGCTGCAGCGCACCGGGCAGCTCGGCACCTTTGCCTCGTCGCTGGGGCAGGAGGCGGTGAGCGTAGGCACTGCGGCCGCCATGCGGCCGGAAGACGTGCTTGTTCCCGCTTATCGCGAATATGGCGGTCAGATGATGCGCGGCGTCAGGATAGAAGAGCTGCTGCTGTACTGGATCGGCGACGAGCGCGGCAGCGACTTCTCCGGCCCCCGACACGACTTTCCGATCTGCGTGCCGGTGGGCTCGCAGGCGGGGCACGCAGCCGGGGCGGCGTATGCGTTCAAATATCGCGGCGAGCCGCGCGTCGCGGTGTGCATACTCGGCGACGGCGGCACCTCCAAGGGCGACTTCTACGAAGCGATTAACGTCGCCGGCGCCTGGCAGCTCCCGGTGCTGTTCGTGATCAACAACAACCAGTGGGCGATCTCGGTGCCACGCGCGATCCAGACCGCCGCAAAAACCCTGGCGCAGAAGGCGATCGCCGCCGGCATCGAGGGTGTGCAGACGGACGGTAACGATGTTGTCGCAGTGCGCTTCGCGGTGGAACGCGCGCTGGACAAGGCACGCGGCGGGGGCGGCCCCACCGTGATCGAAGCCCTGACCTACCGGCTCGGCGATCACACCACGGCAGATGACGCCAGCCGCTACCGCAACGCCGAGGAAGTGAAGGAAAAATGGACCTATGAGCCGCTTGCGCGGCTGCGCAACTACCTGTTTGGCAGCGGGGCATGGACCAGGACCGACGAGGATGCTCTGCTTGCCGAGTGCGTTGGGTGCGTGCAGAAGGCAGTAGACAACTTCCTCGCCATTCCGCCGCCGCGGCCGGAACAAATGTTCGACCACCTGTACGCGCAACTGCCGAAAGCACTGCTGCCGCAGCGTGCGGCGGCGATCGAAGAAGGAGCCGATCGTGGCTGAAGTCAATCTGGTGCAGGCGATCAACATGGCGCTTGCCTACGAGATGGAGCACGACCCGGCCGTGCTGGTGCTGGGCGAGGACGTGGGCGTGAACGGCGGCGTGTTCCGTGCCACCGTCGGCCTGCAGAACCGCTTCGGCAAAGAGCGCGTGCTGGATACGCCGCTGGCGGAGGCGCTGATCGCCGGCATGAGCATCGGCATGGCCGCGCAAGGCCTGAAGCCGGTGGCGGAGATCCAGTTCTCCGGATTCATCTATCCGACGCTCGATCAGATAATCAACCACGCCGCCCGCCTGCGCCATCGCACGCGCGGCCGGCTCGCCTGCCCGATGGTGTTGCGCTCGACCTATGGCGCCGGCATTCATGCGCCCGAACACCATTCGGAAAGCCCGGAAGCGTTGTTTGCGCACATTCCCGGCGTGCGCGTGGTGATCCCCTCCTCGCCGTTGCGCGCCTACGGGCTGCTGCTGGCGGCGATTCGCGATCCCGATCCGGTGATTTTTCTCGAACCCACCCGGCTGTACCGGCTGTTCAAGCAGGAGGTGCCCAACGACGGCGAAGCCGTGCCGCTGGATGCCTGCTTCGTCGTGCGCCAGGGCCGCGACGTAACGCTGGTGAGCTGGGGCGCGAGTCTGTACGAGACGCAAGCCGCCGCCGACGTGCTGGCCCAGGGCGGCATCTCGGCGGAGGTGATCGACGTAGCCACGCTCAAGGTGCTGGATATGAACGCCATCGTGGAATCGGTGGGCAAGACCGGGCGCTGTGTCATCGTCCACGAAGCACCGCGCTGTGCGGGCTTCGGCGCGGAAATCGCCGCCAACCTCGCCGAGCACGGACTGCTGTCCCTGCTCGCCCCGGTGCAACGAGTCACCGGTTACGATGTAGTCACACCCCTGCCGCGCCTGGAGTCGCAGTTCATACCGTCAGTGAAAAGAATCGTTGATTCGGTGCGACGCACGATGGAGTTCGTATGAAGCTTTTCAAGCTGCCCGATCTCGGCGAAGGCCTGCAGGAAGCCGAAATCGTCGAATGGCGCGTGACGGCCGGACAGGAAGTGAAGGTCGATGAGCCGTTGCTGTCGGTGGAAACCGCAAAAGCGATCGTCGACATCCCTTCGCCCTATGCCGGGCGCATCCTGCGGCTTTTTGCCCAGGTTGGAGATGTGGTTCCGATCGGCACGCCGCTGGTGGGTTTCGAGGGCGAAGGCGACGCGGCCGACAGCGGCTCGCTTGTGGGGTCGGTCGAGGTCGGTAAACACGTGCTCACCGAAGAACCCCTGGTCGCCGCGGGTACGATAGCGGCTGCCGTCAAAGCCGCACCGGCGGTGCGGGCGCTGGCGCGACAACTCGATGTGGATCTGGCGATGGTCACGCCCACCGGTCCCGACGGTATCGTCACTACGCAGGATGTGCGGCGCACCGCGAAGATGCTTGTCGACGTCGGTCCGCAGGAACCGCTGCGCGGCGTACGCCGTGCCATGGCGCAGAACATGGCGCTCGCCAATGCCGAAGTGGCATCGGCCACCATCGTCGATGACGCAGACATCCATGCCTGGCCTGCCGGCACCGACATCACCATCCGCCTGATTCGCGCCTTGGTGGCGGGTTGCCGCGCGGAACCCTCACTCAACGCCTGGTTCTATGGCCGTACCATGAGCCGGCGGCTGATGAAGAAGATCGATCTGGGCATCGCAGCGGATACGCCGGACGGGCTGTTCGTGCCGGTGCTGCGCGACGTCGCGAACCGCGACGCGGCAAGCCTGAGACGCGGACTCGACGCCATGATCGCCGACGTCAAAGCACGCAAAGTCCCGCCCGAGGAGTTGCGTGGCTGCACCATCACGCTTTCCAATTTCGGCATGATCGCCGGCCGCTACGCCGCGCCGGTCGTGCTGCCGCCCACCGTGGCAATCCTCGGCGCCGGCCGCATCCGCGAGCAAGTGATCGCGGTTAACGGCACACCCGCGGTGCACCGCATCCTGCCTCTCAGCCTCACCATCGATCACCGCGCGGTGACCGGAGGCGAGGCAGGAAGATTTCTAGCCAGCGCGATCGCCGATTTGCAGCAAACCGCCTGAGCGCGGCAGGCATGGTCACTTCTGTGAA contains:
- a CDS encoding 2-oxo acid dehydrogenase subunit E2 — translated: MKLFKLPDLGEGLQEAEIVEWRVTAGQEVKVDEPLLSVETAKAIVDIPSPYAGRILRLFAQVGDVVPIGTPLVGFEGEGDAADSGSLVGSVEVGKHVLTEEPLVAAGTIAAAVKAAPAVRALARQLDVDLAMVTPTGPDGIVTTQDVRRTAKMLVDVGPQEPLRGVRRAMAQNMALANAEVASATIVDDADIHAWPAGTDITIRLIRALVAGCRAEPSLNAWFYGRTMSRRLMKKIDLGIAADTPDGLFVPVLRDVANRDAASLRRGLDAMIADVKARKVPPEELRGCTITLSNFGMIAGRYAAPVVLPPTVAILGAGRIREQVIAVNGTPAVHRILPLSLTIDHRAVTGGEAGRFLASAIADLQQTA
- the pdhA gene encoding pyruvate dehydrogenase (acetyl-transferring) E1 component subunit alpha — translated: MTVIARFEIDFVQFLDHLGRVIQPLPAFARDPQALIPLYRSMVLTRTFDAKATALQRTGQLGTFASSLGQEAVSVGTAAAMRPEDVLVPAYREYGGQMMRGVRIEELLLYWIGDERGSDFSGPRHDFPICVPVGSQAGHAAGAAYAFKYRGEPRVAVCILGDGGTSKGDFYEAINVAGAWQLPVLFVINNNQWAISVPRAIQTAAKTLAQKAIAAGIEGVQTDGNDVVAVRFAVERALDKARGGGGPTVIEALTYRLGDHTTADDASRYRNAEEVKEKWTYEPLARLRNYLFGSGAWTRTDEDALLAECVGCVQKAVDNFLAIPPPRPEQMFDHLYAQLPKALLPQRAAAIEEGADRG
- a CDS encoding alpha-ketoacid dehydrogenase subunit beta, which encodes MAEVNLVQAINMALAYEMEHDPAVLVLGEDVGVNGGVFRATVGLQNRFGKERVLDTPLAEALIAGMSIGMAAQGLKPVAEIQFSGFIYPTLDQIINHAARLRHRTRGRLACPMVLRSTYGAGIHAPEHHSESPEALFAHIPGVRVVIPSSPLRAYGLLLAAIRDPDPVIFLEPTRLYRLFKQEVPNDGEAVPLDACFVVRQGRDVTLVSWGASLYETQAAADVLAQGGISAEVIDVATLKVLDMNAIVESVGKTGRCVIVHEAPRCAGFGAEIAANLAEHGLLSLLAPVQRVTGYDVVTPLPRLESQFIPSVKRIVDSVRRTMEFV